A genomic segment from Chloracidobacterium sp. encodes:
- the bshC gene encoding bacillithiol biosynthesis cysteine-adding enzyme BshC: protein MSDSTSLTEPYHQGVAGQPSDRTALCAVLDEQNRRWRAAAATLTHIEYLRAPDTVAVVSGQQAGLFGGPMLTVWKILASIHLAEQLRARGRSAVPVFWMASEDHDFEEVRQTTVLTRDGSLLDVACHPAFNGRPSVGAIQLDATVSAAVSQLADALPNSDFAPDLLRRLNDCYQPERFWCDAFAMWLHSLFAPFGLIILDPRDVRLRTLTQPTFEAVIDLLPAIMERLAEQVRNWRSAGKPAQVSIQENSTLLFLEVNGHRTPLLRNGQWFYPKSETEMRYTARDLRHILQDAPLRMTPNALLRPVIQDRLLPTFIQVIGPAEAAYLEQSQLIYDALQTPPPLRRLRPSVTLLEQRHAKLLAKLSLAPDDVFLGRQELQRRAALASADQRAIQAFDRIKKTIGAELDMLQDVLQGSDPSLANALQRGREKIFYHIHGLEQRFLSNHAQRQETITRQIERATNALAPYGKRQERILNLLSFLVKYGPELLTRCYQRIRFDATEHQWLAPEPEAAR, encoded by the coding sequence ATGTCCGACTCAACATCACTTACCGAGCCTTATCACCAAGGCGTCGCTGGCCAACCATCTGATCGCACTGCCCTGTGCGCTGTTTTAGACGAGCAAAACCGTCGCTGGCGAGCGGCGGCGGCAACCTTGACCCACATTGAATACTTACGCGCTCCAGATACTGTCGCGGTGGTCAGTGGTCAACAGGCCGGACTGTTCGGCGGCCCAATGCTGACCGTATGGAAAATCCTTGCCTCCATTCACCTCGCCGAACAGCTGCGGGCAAGGGGGCGCTCAGCCGTACCCGTGTTTTGGATGGCCTCGGAAGACCATGACTTTGAGGAAGTGCGACAAACGACTGTCCTGACGCGCGACGGCTCTCTGTTAGATGTCGCCTGCCACCCCGCCTTCAATGGACGGCCATCGGTCGGTGCCATCCAGTTGGACGCTACCGTCTCAGCAGCCGTCAGCCAGCTTGCCGATGCGCTACCCAACAGCGACTTTGCGCCCGATTTGCTCCGCCGTTTGAACGACTGTTACCAGCCCGAACGATTCTGGTGCGACGCCTTTGCAATGTGGCTTCACAGCCTGTTCGCTCCGTTCGGACTCATCATCCTTGACCCACGTGATGTACGTTTGCGCACCCTAACGCAACCGACGTTCGAAGCCGTCATAGACCTACTGCCAGCCATTATGGAGAGACTGGCAGAACAAGTCCGAAACTGGCGGTCGGCTGGGAAGCCGGCCCAAGTCAGCATTCAGGAAAACAGCACGCTGCTCTTTCTAGAAGTCAACGGGCATCGAACGCCGCTCCTCCGCAATGGACAGTGGTTCTACCCTAAGTCGGAAACAGAAATGCGCTATACGGCGCGTGACCTGCGTCATATTCTACAAGACGCGCCGTTGCGAATGACGCCAAACGCCCTTCTGCGTCCGGTGATCCAGGACCGGCTGCTCCCAACCTTCATCCAAGTGATTGGCCCAGCAGAAGCGGCTTATCTAGAGCAGTCGCAGTTGATTTACGACGCCCTGCAGACGCCCCCTCCACTGCGCCGTTTACGCCCTAGCGTGACACTCCTCGAACAGCGTCATGCCAAGCTTCTTGCCAAGCTGTCGCTTGCCCCGGATGACGTTTTCCTTGGTCGTCAGGAACTCCAGCGCCGGGCGGCGCTTGCGTCCGCTGACCAACGAGCGATTCAAGCCTTTGATCGCATCAAGAAAACAATCGGCGCAGAGTTAGATATGCTGCAGGATGTCCTTCAAGGAAGCGACCCATCCCTAGCAAACGCCCTACAACGTGGCCGAGAAAAAATCTTCTACCATATCCACGGCCTTGAGCAACGCTTCCTTAGCAACCACGCGCAACGGCAGGAGACAATAACTCGGCAAATCGAGCGCGCAACAAACGCTCTCGCGCCTTACGGAAAGCGGCAGGAACGAATCCTGAACCTGCTGTCGTTTCTGGTCAAGTATGGCCCGGAACTGCTTACACGCTGCTATCAGCGCATCCGCTTTGACGCGACCGAACATCAATGGCTTGCACCAGAGCCGGAAGCGGCTCGGTAG
- a CDS encoding tyrosine-type recombinase/integrase, whose translation MSKRRAAKHQVNVRLRPDGRWEARFYLTEPDGIRRRRVSVYASTQAEAVARAQEYLVQHRRGLVPKPDRRTLQSFALEVLERITKGKSPNTARNYRRELTLILEHLGHLPIQKVTPRDIRRALDVLSERYHRRTVGKALERLRMVYREALLLEVVHRDPTGAVVLPRSGEREAAGKHLEPHQVRLLLEYAEASRSPVMALFLRLLVQLGLRKGEALGLQWRDVDFHTATLRLERQYTLQGNRAALGPLKTKAARRVIPIPQDLLARLKAKHDGLVSEGFQAKDLQQAFVFGLDKPLDVNAPNHYLRRLIGRIRLEHPDFPQVTIHGLRHTAASLLLARGLDLALVGEKLGHANPGVTLQVYRHLLQEERQAGALPLEELLGGVKHRA comes from the coding sequence GTGAGCAAGAGAAGAGCCGCTAAGCATCAGGTGAACGTCCGCCTGCGTCCTGATGGGCGCTGGGAGGCCCGCTTCTACCTGACCGAGCCGGACGGTATCCGCCGCCGCCGGGTGTCTGTCTACGCCTCTACGCAGGCTGAGGCCGTGGCAAGGGCGCAGGAGTACCTGGTGCAGCACCGCCGGGGCCTGGTTCCCAAACCCGACCGGCGCACCCTACAGAGCTTCGCCCTCGAGGTGCTCGAGCGGATCACCAAAGGCAAGAGCCCCAACACCGCGCGGAACTACCGCAGGGAGCTCACCCTGATACTTGAGCACCTGGGCCACCTGCCGATTCAGAAAGTGACCCCGCGAGACATCCGCCGCGCCCTGGATGTGCTCTCGGAGCGCTACCACCGCCGCACGGTGGGGAAGGCACTCGAGCGCCTGCGGATGGTCTACCGCGAGGCCCTGCTGCTGGAGGTTGTCCACCGCGACCCCACCGGCGCCGTTGTCCTGCCCCGCTCAGGTGAGCGGGAGGCTGCCGGCAAACACCTGGAGCCCCACCAGGTGAGGCTGCTGCTCGAGTACGCCGAGGCCTCCAGGAGCCCGGTCATGGCCCTTTTCCTGCGCCTGCTGGTGCAGCTAGGGTTGCGTAAAGGTGAGGCCCTGGGCCTGCAATGGCGGGATGTGGACTTCCACACCGCCACCCTTCGCCTGGAGCGCCAGTACACCCTGCAGGGCAACCGGGCCGCTTTAGGCCCGCTCAAGACCAAGGCCGCCCGCCGGGTCATCCCCATACCGCAAGACCTGCTGGCCCGGCTCAAAGCCAAACATGACGGCCTGGTTTCTGAGGGGTTCCAGGCTAAGGACTTGCAGCAGGCTTTTGTCTTCGGTCTCGACAAGCCCCTGGACGTGAACGCACCCAACCACTACCTGCGCCGCCTGATAGGAAGAATCCGGCTCGAGCACCCCGACTTCCCGCAGGTCACCATTCACGGCCTGCGCCACACCGCCGCCTCGTTGCTGCTGGCTCGGGGGCTGGATCTGGCGCTGGTGGGTGAAAAGCTGGGCCATGCCAACCCCGGTGTAACCCTGCAGGTCTACCGCCACCTGCTACAGGAAGAGCGCCAGGCTGGAGCCCTGCCCCTCGAGGAGCTTCTAGGTGGGGTCAAACACCGAGCGTAA